One Pygocentrus nattereri isolate fPygNat1 chromosome 12, fPygNat1.pri, whole genome shotgun sequence DNA window includes the following coding sequences:
- the LOC108413570 gene encoding noelin-2-like, which translates to MSVPILKIGMVLSTMAMVTNWMSQTLPSLVGLNQTLARPGTSEKIISALYPGQDEGWQVFGSVSDTEGKCVCTLLAPPQNLCRKDPRHTRLRQLTEHVQNVSQYLEVLHLRTSRDLQYIQESEQRVNLVERRVKAAHSNPHSLTAKSLQDLKRNVNECLPLLAVIAQYNADAGQLEYLQQEVERLSSALTLLQEQLEAYDYNQLQHRAVLLESRLHSCINTLGCGKLTGISNPVTIRSFGSRFGSWMMDSMISSSDNRVWSMDGYFKGRRVLEYRSLSDFTKGQNFVVHQLPHPWAGTGHVVYNASLYYNKHQTNIIVQYHLHSRTVLMQRNLGQAGYNNTFPYSWGGSSDIDLMADETGLWAVYTTIPNGGNMVVSRLDPVTLEVVKSWDTGFPKRSAGEAFLICGTLYVTNSHLAGAKVHFAYHTNTSSYEYTDIPFHNQYSHISMLDYNPRERALYTWNNGHQVLYNVTLFHLIKSITDT; encoded by the exons GCGTTGTACCCAGGACAGGATGAAGGTTGGCAGGTTTTCGGCTCCGTGTCAGATACGGAAGGGAAGTGTGTTTGTACTCTACTCGCCCCCCCACAGAACCTCTGCAGAAAAGACCCACGACACACACGCCTGCGCCAGCTCACTGAGCAT GTCCAGAATGTGTCTCAGTATTTGGAGGTGTTGCACCTGCGGACGTCTCGAGATCTTCAGTATATCCAAGAGTCGGAGCAGCGAGTGAATTTGGTGGAGCGCAGAGTTAAAGCAGCTCACAGTAACCCTCACAGCCTCACAGCCAAAAGCCTACag GATCTGAAGCGGAATGTGAATGAATGTCTCCCCCTGCTGGCAGTTATTGCTCAGTACAATGCAGATGCAGGCCAACTGGAGTACCTGCAGCAGGAAGTGGAGAGATTAAGCTCCGCCCTCACTCTCCTGCAGGAGCAGCTGGAGGCGTACGACTACAACCAATTACAGCACAGAGCCGTCCTGCTGGAGAGCAGATTACACAGCTGCATCAACACACTCG GTTGTGGTAAGCTGACAGGAATCAGTAACCCGGTCACCATCCGGTCTTTTGGTTCCCGATTTGGCTCATGGATGATGGACAGCATGATTTCCAGCTCTGATAACCGA GTCTGGTCGATGGACGGATACTTTAAGGGCAGGCGTGTGTTAGAATACAGATCGCTCAGCGACTTCACCAAAGGCCAGAACTTTGTGGTGCATCAGCTTCCTCATCCGTGGGCAG GTACAGGTCATGTGGTTTATAATGCCTCTCTGTACTATAACAAACACCAGACCAACATCATCGTCCAGTACCACCTGCATTCCCGGACCGTTTTGATGCAGCGTAACCTGGGCCAGGCTGGCTACAACAACACCTTCCCCTATTCCTGGGGCGGATCGTCCGATATCGACCTCATGGCTGACGAGACTGGCCTGTGGGCGGTTTACACCACCATTCCCAATGGAGGGAACATGGTGGTGAGCCGTCTGGACCCTGTAACCCTGGAGGTGGTGAAGTCCTGGGATACAGGGTTCCCCAAACGAAGCGCCGGAGAGGCGTTCCTGATCTGTGGGACTCTTTATGTCACCAACTCCCACCTGGCCGGAGCCAAAGTGCACTTTGCGTACCACACAAACACGTCTTCATACGAATACACAGACATTCCCTTCCATAATCAGTACTCCCACATCTCCATGCTGGACTACAACCCCAGAGAGCGGGCGCTCTATACGTGGAACAACGGCCACCAGGTGCTCTATAATGTCACGCTCTTCCACCTGATCAAAAGCATCACAGACACTTAG